In Zingiber officinale cultivar Zhangliang chromosome 1A, Zo_v1.1, whole genome shotgun sequence, the DNA window ATCAAATATACAATACTAGTCATTCACCGGCAACGGCGTCAAAATTTGATGTTAACCATATTGCATGTCATGTAACActtcaaattattaattgatgAAAAATATTGATACAGAAGTGGAGATGTAGTATaggtcccaagtcgtatttttttagATGGCGCTCACCAGAATTTTGGTGGTGGCTGTGGGGATATCCATGgacacttgattaaatttttttatataggcCCTGAGTGTCTCCTTGGGCCCCTGTTTGAGTGAGAAAAGGCTCAAGGGGTCTTCTGGTAATGCCGACTGCTGGTGAAATGATAAAGAAAAACCTTGCAAAAATCCTTGAAATAGTGAATGGATTCCGCCGACATCGCTTGAACCATCTTTGTGCTGAGCCAACGGGTGTAGTAAGGAATACTTGGCACTTTACACCGTCCATATATTGGTGCAGGAAGGTTGCATTCTCAAATTTGAGGAGGTAATTCTCAGGGTCAGTCAACCATGAGTATTAACTTATCGTCAAATGATGCTAATGTTTTGGCAGTTTATCTTCGAGAACCCCCTGATAGAACAGGGTACTCATCTTCTAGGGAGAGTTGCAAGTCTCATGAGCTTTTCCCCTACGCCTATCTCAGATAGGTGCTTCTCCAGAAGATTTTTAGTGCAGTTCTTCTTAGCCTATGTACCTAGGCGGTGTACGTAAGAGTGCTCGATGATGTGGGATTAGCAAATGAGGCGCGAGAGGTAGATGTGCGGGGCCTTCCTCTCGAGCTCCTCTTTCCCTTTGATGGATTGTTGTCGATGCTACAGGATTTGGCGACAGCAACGTGCCACAAGTAGCTGCTTGTTGTTGCTGCTGAGCTAGTTTCTGTGCTCAGGCGTCGATGAGCATCTCTAGATCTTCTTGTGTTAAGGTGACAGTGGTGAGTCgtctagcttcttccatctttgaTCTTTAGGTTCAAGCGACAATTCCCACAAATGGcgtcaaatttgatcttgtctgaaaattGGAGAGATGGGATGCTAGGAATGGTGGCTTGGTTGTTAACAGAGAGAAGACTTTTTACTCTAAGAAGAGGCTTACTTTGGATCCTGCGTACACTTAGATGAGCCAACAAAATGTCAGTGCCCAAAAACTAGGGGAGAGTCCCTGGCGACGTCCCTCCGACGCTCAGGTCAGTATAATTTCAGTCAGGTGAATGAAGAACAGAAGAACTGTATAGAACGTATGCGCAAAAGTAAGTTTCAGATGTACCGAGGACGTACCTTGCTAATAGAGAGGactccccctttatataccacatCTCATAACCTCTGCAATCATGAAGTAGCTGAGAATGTCGGAGATTGTTGGGTAATGGGGAGTGTACAACCTAGGCAACGTGTAATAATTATTCGAGGAATCTTTCATTTACCAATATGTATACCTCTTTTATCATTTATAGCTTATACCTTTGCTAAGGTCATTGAAAGAATATGCTGTTATAAGTGGTCCGTTGATGAGAGACATTATAATAATCCTTAAAGAAGGTTCCAGTAGAATATTGTCTGCATATGATTGTTATTCTGACAGGTTGTTAGAATTCTCTACATATATTGTCGATTGAGTATATCTCGGTGGCCCATAAGGTCGATCGTTTTTATGCATGTCCTTGCATTAAACTGCTCAGTTATATTTTGCATAGTATTAGCGATCCGTTcaaaaaataatatgatgcattaGACGCGTTTGAAATCCGTTCAAGAAACCATATAACAAACTGTGCGTGCTAGAAATCCATTTGGGAATCAATATAAAGCTAAGTGTCTTAGGCCCGGCTGACTTTTTATATGGTTGAGCATGCATAGAGAAATTTGTGAGAATAAGTGTCTTAAGCCCGACCGACCCTTTATTTGGTCGGTCATGTATAAagatttatgaggctaagtgcCTTGAGCTCGACCAACCTTTTTATCTAGCCGACCATAGATAGAGAGATTTATGAACATTGGGAGCTTACCCTTATTCTGACCACACATGGCTGGTCGATTATGAGGTGGGTCGGACACTCCGACTGATCTATAGGGTCGGTCGTTTTAAACATGGACTGCTATTGAATGACTAGACATGTTATCTTTTCAGTTCAAGAGTAAAGCACTAACCCCCTTATGTTCGACCGACTTAAGGGTCGGTTTGCCATCTCCCGCCCAGCTTATAATCCGGTCGAGCTAGACCTGAGAGCCTTAGTGCTAGGCGAACGACGAATCGAGGTGGAGAATGCTCTcttcccttgactttgaccatcACGTCATCTTAACCTTGACTGCCATGTCACCTTGACCTTGATCGGCACGTCCTCTTCTGGATCCACACGTTACAACTCATATCAGTTGCGAATCTATTTAACGatggaattttaaattttgttgctAATAAAGCGATAGAAATTAAAAACcatcacataaaaattaaaactcaccGTTAAATGCAGCTACGGATATTAAAATTGGTTGCTACATTTAGTAACAGAAGTTAAAATCTCGCGCTAATTCAACAATGGAAATTAATATGTCATCGCTAACCTAGCGATGAAATTAATACTCTATCACTAACTTAACGATAAAACTTAAAATGTCATCACTAATTTAGCGACGAGATTATAATTTCATCATTAATTCCATCGTTATTaatcaattttcttgtagtgcaatAAGCCCTATAGATATGCTCTCAAGCTTTGATGTAGTGATAAGGGCGTTTAATTGTTTCACAGGTACCCGTGATTATTTTTTCAAGCCCTACCAACATTCTTATTTGGTTGGAGAAATAGtcatcattttctatttttcataatatttattcttattttaGTCAACACCAATTATCTTTTCCATAAATAAATACGCAATAATATCAAAATTTTGTTAacattttgtttaaaaaaaaacccttaattttcaaattatttttccttaaaattgaaaatttaccctcttatgtttaattttcaatatcataAATTCAATAAAGTAGGGTGAAAAATGATAACGTTCATAAATCTTTTATAGTTCATTCCTAAATTATGTGATGGACAAATTACATGATTAACTTATATAGGAGACTGTCTACTAGCTAGGAAGTACGAGAAATTTGGTCTCAGATGGAAATTTAACCAAGTGGCATATGGTGGGCCCATATATAAATTCAACAGCTTACACTTCTCATGCATGACTCCCCTTCAATACGTTCATTAATCAGAGAATATTCATTAATTAGGTAAATTTCAGTGGGCCAGGTGAATAAAAGATAGAAATATTTAGGGATGTAATCGAATCGAGCTGAGTCGAACTTTTGAATGTTTGAGCTTagttcgtttataatcgagccaagttcgaactttatttaacaaatatattcattACTCACGaacttattcgaacttttatcgaacttaaacgagcttaataaatataaatcataaatttaaatattcattaaaaattaaattatatatttagaaaaaattataataatattattaaaatttataattttattttaataaataaatttaatatatttgtctatatttttcataagtagagtgtaaaatctataaattcaatatcaaaactattattatttttatttaaaagttgcttaacgaacgtgttcacgagctaacgagccgaatattgcgaagcttgagcttggttcgtttatcttaacgagcctcattaaacgagctcaaacgaattTTTATCGAATCAAGCTTCGAATAACTCAATAGCGACTTGATTTATTTACATCCCTATAAATATCTAAACTTgctcatataatttttttaaaaaaaatatttatcggaataactattatttttttcaatataatCAGCTAAATTCCTTATACATACATGCAAGCAACGAATTGAATACAGTTCAATAACTTTGACTACGCTTGTCAATGAACCATTAAAAGTCCATAATTTTTGGACAGGAATGGATCTGAAACAGTCAATGTATATACACCGTAAACCGCTACCTCCTGTTTCATATGGCGTGTGTGAAGCTAACACCAATTACTTATTTAAATCGATTAATTAATTCTGCTTCAGATTGAAAATTTCGACTGATAAATATTTTGTACCGGAACAAGTCAAAATCGGTGGAGTAGATAAATCAGAATATATTTTATGACGACACGTATAAAGAGTCAAATTAAAGACTTGACGATTACACTAGATCGAGTGCATAAATAGATCATTGTTCTTGGAGGAATATAGTgctatatcaaatggaggaggaaCCGATCATGGAGaaggaggaggcggcggcggaaGAGGAGGAGCAGGTGCTTCTCCCCGGGTTCCGGTTCCACCCCACCGATGAGGAGCTGCTCAGCTTCTATCTCCGGAGGAAGGTGCAGAGGAGAGCCTTCTCCATCGATGCCATTAGGGAGGTCGACATCTACAAGCACGACCCTTGGGATCTTCCAAGtaatatattttgatttttttttttcacaaaaaattcttaaattttatttCGTAGATAATTGATGGAAAATCCTGCAGAAGCGAGctgtggagaagagagggagTGGTACTTCTTCTGTCTGAGAGGAAGGAAGTACCGGAACAGCATCCGGCCGAACCGCGTCACCGGTTCAGGTTTCTGGAAGGCGACCGGCATCGACCGAGCAGTCTACGGTGGCCGCGCCGGCGATGTCTGCATCGGCCTCAAGAAATCGCTAGTTTACTACAGAGGCAGCGCCGGAAAAGGCACCAAGACTGACTGGATGATGCACGAGTTtcgtcttcctcctccctccaccaccaccaccaccaacaaCAACGACAATAGCAGCCGCGCTGATCGTCACTCTTTGCAAGAAGCGGTGCGTGATTGACGACCTGTATGATCTTCGCGATCGAGAAATTAAGACTTGGATATTGAAACTGATTAATGGTCGATGTGATTTGTCTCACAGGAAATTTGGACGATATGCCGAATTTTCAAGAGGGCAACGTCGTCTTCCCACAAAACGAGTGAATCGCCGGCAAAATTCAACCAGAAAACCAATATTGTCTCCAGCGACTCGAGCTCAAAGGCTAGCAGCTTCGAGTCTGATCTCGGGCCGGCTTCTCCCGGTTATCCTCATGAAGAAGACAAATATGtcagcaataataataataataaatattacgaGCCAAATATGAGTGACAAGTGTTATCAAAACAATAATGAAGGGCAATATGTGTGCAACAATTACTCATTCGAGCAATTGTCTCCGGCGCCGCCGCCGCACTGTGAGATAGCGCCGCCGGCGACGACGGCAAGTTGCGAGATGAACGACTGGTTCAACGATGGCAACTGGGATGAGCTCGAGAGGATAGTGGAGTTAATGAACGATCAAAGTGTTGCGTATGAGTATCAATATTATTGAcaacttttttatttttgggaaaagaattattattagtaaaataTTAGTTAATGGATAAAGAGAGGAGGAAAATGTTTTAGTGGTGTTAATATTGATAtataacttttttattttttttgtccaCATTAGttttttccccttttcttttttaattaaaatatggtggtatttttttaattaaaatatatggcaaaaggtgattcgcttgGCCCTAATACTTCCGTCAATACGTCCCTAGGCCAATACAGAAAAGGTAAATCacaggtggctactagccattagtacaagTGGTCAAGACATGGGGGAAGATATGCTCGGACACGTCGAGTTTCGACCTCAACACCTCATGCATGCCTCAACCAACGCACAATCATGAGGGAGCTAAAATTGTATTCGATAAATT includes these proteins:
- the LOC122038358 gene encoding transcription factor JUNGBRUNNEN 1-like, which gives rise to MEEEPIMEKEEAAAEEEEQVLLPGFRFHPTDEELLSFYLRRKVQRRAFSIDAIREVDIYKHDPWDLPKASCGEEREWYFFCLRGRKYRNSIRPNRVTGSGFWKATGIDRAVYGGRAGDVCIGLKKSLVYYRGSAGKGTKTDWMMHEFRLPPPSTTTTTNNNDNSSRADRHSLQEAEIWTICRIFKRATSSSHKTSESPAKFNQKTNIVSSDSSSKASSFESDLGPASPGYPHEEDKYVSNNNNNKYYEPNMSDKCYQNNNEGQYVCNNYSFEQLSPAPPPHCEIAPPATTASCEMNDWFNDGNWDELERIVELMNDQSVAYEYQYY